In a genomic window of Mycolicibacter heraklionensis:
- a CDS encoding SDR family NAD(P)-dependent oxidoreductase gives MSGQPVALVTGATSGIGEATADRLQAAGYRVFAVGRNPEALQRLASRGLTARALDVTDEAAVDRLVAEITADHGGVDVLVNSAGFPLTCPLEQVALDDLRSLFETNVVATLHLIQTVLPGMRRRRSGVIVNIGSTGGRFASPGAGGYHVIKYGMEALSLSLRAEVAPFGVRVVLLDPTAVRTPFVTSQQEAQPSYADDDPYRSFKIRYADNTRQLSAKRGVMIEPDVVARAVLRVVRAKNPRPRYVVGLSGKATVLARAVLTDRMWDRIVMRGLHD, from the coding sequence ATGAGCGGCCAGCCGGTAGCGCTGGTCACCGGAGCGACGAGCGGGATCGGCGAGGCGACCGCCGACCGGCTGCAGGCCGCCGGCTACCGTGTCTTCGCGGTGGGACGCAATCCCGAAGCGCTGCAACGCCTTGCGTCACGCGGGCTGACCGCGCGCGCCCTCGATGTCACCGATGAGGCCGCGGTGGATCGGCTTGTCGCGGAGATCACCGCGGACCACGGCGGGGTCGATGTCCTGGTCAACAGCGCGGGATTTCCGCTGACGTGTCCGCTCGAACAAGTGGCTCTCGATGACTTGCGCAGCCTGTTCGAGACCAATGTGGTTGCGACACTTCACTTAATCCAGACAGTCCTGCCGGGGATGCGCCGGCGCAGGTCCGGCGTCATCGTCAACATCGGCAGTACCGGCGGGCGGTTCGCCAGTCCGGGAGCCGGTGGCTACCACGTGATCAAGTACGGCATGGAGGCGCTGTCGCTGTCGCTGCGCGCCGAAGTCGCCCCGTTCGGGGTGCGGGTGGTGCTGCTGGACCCGACGGCGGTGCGGACCCCGTTCGTCACCTCGCAGCAGGAGGCGCAACCGTCCTACGCCGACGATGATCCCTACCGCAGCTTCAAGATCCGCTACGCCGACAACACCCGCCAGCTCTCTGCCAAGCGTGGCGTGATGATCGAGCCCGATGTCGTCGCCCGTGCCGTGTTGCGCGTGGTCCGGGCCAAAAATCCCAGACCGCGCTACGTGGTTGGGCTCTCCGGCAAGGCCACCGTGCTGGCGCGAGCCGTGTTGACCGATCGGATGTGGGACCGAATCGTGATGCGCGGTCTACACGACTGA
- a CDS encoding RND family transporter — protein sequence MTRTHHLNHDRSSAAAFVRRFAWPIIVGWVAITALVSIAVPPLEQVAKEHPVSLSAKDSPSIQAMARLGHDFAESNTDSAAMIVIEGDEPLGDAAHHYYNELIAQLNADTKHVQHIQDFWGDPLTAGGAQSSDGKAALVQLNLAGNQGEALANDSVEAVRDVVARTPAPPGVRAYVTGPAPMVTDMNTSGDRAVLKILVATVSVISLMLLLLYRSISTVALLLAVVGVELAAARGIVAFLGHNDLIGLSTFAINILVTLAIAAGTDYGIFFIGRYHEARHAGEDPETAYFTTYRGVAHVVLASGLTIAGATFCLSFTRLPVFQTMGVPCAVGMLVAVAIALTLVPAVLAVATRRGLLEPRRKMSDRGWRKVGTAIVRWPGPIFVAACAIALVGLLALPGYKVSYKDPSFIPQDTPANLGWAAAARHFPESRLLPEVLLIESDHDMRNSADFLVLNKLAKSVFAVEGVAMVQGVTRPEGTPLGHTSIPFLLSMQNAGQMQNLDFVKNRVADMRQQADDLEGTIASLQRMYALMQQLGANTHHATGVSQEAMDLAQQVRGNITDLNENSKSLRESVEKQQNCGSDSTCLSLRAAYASMDGTMLLTDKINELAPDMSNIDVVTPQLLAMMPAQIAALRSLQTMMLTLHSTMSGIMAQIEEVGGDSAAMGQDFDAAKSDDSFYLPREAFDNPDFKRVIQLFLSPDGHAARFFITHDGYPATPEGMARVNLIKKAAAESLKGTPLSSAKIYVAGTAALFNDLQGSADYDLLIAGITSLAIIFIIMLLITRSFIASVVIVGTVLASLGASFGLSVLLWQYIFGIHLHWLVMVMSVIILLAVGCDYNLLLVARFKEEMGAGLKTGIIRTMGGTGKVVTAAGLVFAFTMASMLVSDLRVVGQVGTTIGLGLLFDTLVVRSFMMPSMAALLGRWFWWPLNVREHPARAVSVAVPVAAGGKSDEHDRTFEDMVATAFPELSARPAKAADEDRPTEVLAAIQPPEDETDH from the coding sequence GTGACGCGTACACACCACCTGAACCACGACCGGTCGTCCGCGGCCGCATTCGTCCGCCGGTTCGCGTGGCCGATCATCGTCGGCTGGGTGGCGATCACCGCGCTGGTGAGCATCGCGGTCCCGCCGCTGGAGCAGGTCGCCAAGGAACACCCGGTGTCGTTGAGCGCCAAAGACTCACCGTCGATTCAAGCGATGGCACGGCTGGGGCACGACTTCGCCGAGTCCAACACCGACAGCGCGGCGATGATCGTCATCGAAGGCGACGAGCCCCTCGGCGACGCCGCTCACCACTACTACAACGAGCTGATCGCCCAGCTCAACGCCGACACCAAACACGTCCAGCACATCCAGGACTTCTGGGGGGACCCGCTCACCGCGGGAGGCGCCCAAAGTTCGGACGGCAAGGCCGCATTGGTTCAGCTGAACCTCGCCGGAAACCAGGGTGAGGCGCTGGCCAACGACTCCGTCGAGGCGGTCCGCGACGTCGTGGCCCGCACACCGGCGCCCCCGGGGGTGCGGGCCTACGTCACCGGCCCGGCGCCGATGGTCACCGATATGAACACCAGCGGCGACCGGGCGGTGCTCAAGATCCTGGTGGCCACCGTCTCGGTGATCTCGCTGATGCTGCTGCTGTTGTACCGATCGATCAGCACCGTCGCGCTGCTGCTGGCCGTCGTCGGGGTCGAGCTGGCGGCGGCGCGCGGCATCGTCGCGTTCCTGGGGCACAACGACCTGATCGGGTTGTCCACGTTCGCGATCAACATCCTGGTGACCTTGGCGATCGCCGCCGGCACCGACTACGGCATCTTCTTCATCGGCCGCTACCACGAAGCCCGCCATGCCGGCGAAGACCCGGAGACGGCGTACTTCACCACGTATCGCGGCGTCGCCCATGTGGTGCTGGCCTCGGGCCTGACCATCGCGGGCGCCACGTTCTGCCTGAGCTTCACCCGGTTGCCGGTGTTTCAGACCATGGGTGTGCCGTGTGCGGTCGGCATGCTGGTCGCGGTGGCGATCGCGCTGACGCTGGTCCCAGCGGTGCTGGCTGTCGCCACTCGCCGCGGGCTGCTCGAACCGCGGCGCAAGATGTCCGACCGAGGCTGGCGCAAGGTGGGCACAGCGATCGTGCGCTGGCCCGGCCCCATCTTCGTGGCCGCCTGCGCGATCGCGCTGGTCGGCCTGCTCGCGCTGCCCGGCTACAAGGTGAGCTACAAGGACCCGTCGTTCATCCCGCAGGACACGCCGGCCAACCTCGGCTGGGCGGCCGCGGCGCGGCACTTCCCGGAATCGCGCCTGCTGCCGGAGGTGCTGCTGATCGAATCCGATCACGACATGCGCAACTCCGCGGACTTCCTGGTGCTCAACAAGCTGGCCAAGAGCGTGTTCGCCGTCGAGGGTGTCGCGATGGTGCAGGGGGTGACCCGCCCGGAGGGCACTCCGCTCGGACACACCTCGATTCCGTTCCTGCTCAGCATGCAGAACGCCGGGCAGATGCAGAACCTGGACTTCGTCAAGAACCGGGTGGCCGACATGCGCCAGCAAGCCGACGATCTCGAGGGAACCATCGCGTCGCTGCAGCGGATGTACGCGCTGATGCAGCAGCTGGGTGCTAACACCCATCACGCGACCGGGGTCTCGCAGGAGGCGATGGACCTGGCCCAGCAGGTGCGCGGCAACATCACCGACTTGAACGAGAACTCGAAGTCGCTTCGCGAATCCGTTGAGAAGCAACAGAATTGCGGCAGTGATTCCACCTGCTTGTCGCTGCGGGCGGCGTACGCGTCGATGGACGGCACGATGCTGCTCACCGACAAGATCAACGAGCTGGCGCCCGACATGAGCAACATCGATGTGGTGACGCCTCAGCTGCTGGCAATGATGCCGGCGCAGATCGCAGCCTTGCGCAGCCTGCAAACCATGATGCTCACCTTGCACAGCACCATGTCGGGCATCATGGCGCAGATCGAGGAGGTCGGCGGCGACTCGGCGGCGATGGGTCAGGACTTCGACGCGGCGAAAAGCGACGACTCGTTCTACCTGCCCCGCGAGGCTTTCGACAACCCGGACTTCAAACGCGTGATCCAGCTGTTCCTGTCGCCGGACGGGCATGCGGCGCGCTTCTTCATCACCCACGACGGCTACCCGGCAACTCCGGAGGGCATGGCGCGGGTCAACCTGATCAAGAAGGCCGCCGCCGAGTCTTTGAAGGGCACCCCGCTGTCGAGCGCCAAGATCTATGTGGCGGGCACCGCCGCGCTCTTCAACGACTTGCAGGGCAGCGCCGACTACGACCTGCTGATCGCCGGAATCACGTCTCTGGCAATCATTTTCATCATCATGCTGTTGATCACTCGCAGCTTCATCGCCTCAGTGGTGATCGTCGGGACTGTCCTGGCGTCGCTGGGGGCGTCGTTCGGCCTGTCGGTACTGCTGTGGCAGTACATCTTCGGCATCCACCTGCACTGGCTGGTGATGGTGATGTCGGTGATCATCCTGTTGGCGGTGGGCTGTGACTACAACCTGCTCCTGGTCGCTCGGTTCAAAGAGGAGATGGGCGCCGGACTGAAGACCGGCATCATCCGGACCATGGGCGGCACCGGCAAGGTCGTCACCGCTGCCGGGCTGGTGTTCGCCTTCACCATGGCGTCGATGCTCGTCAGTGACCTGCGGGTGGTGGGCCAGGTGGGCACCACGATCGGCCTCGGCCTGCTGTTCGACACGCTGGTGGTGCGCTCGTTCATGATGCCGTCGATGGCGGCGCTGCTGGGGCGGTGGTTCTGGTGGCCGCTGAACGTGCGGGAGCACCCGGCGCGGGCGGTGTCGGTGGCGGTGCCGGTTGCCGCGGGAGGCAAATCCGACGAGCATGACCGGACCTTCGAGGACATGGTGGCCACGGCGTTCCCGGAGCTGTCCGCTCGGCCTGCGAAGGCGGCGGACGAAGACCGGCCCACCGAGGTGCTGGCCGCGATTCAGCCGCCGGAGGACGAGACCGACCACTGA
- a CDS encoding lipase family protein gives MAFSPSYARDVVLPLASAAYTVMSGAAPTLPPGFTRTALIEADPAYLAGLPEQHPAKAMAKDTNIFGLMGRDTASGTAFLAFRGSSDVADWIADFDFVPAPYAPVRGFGQVHAGFQEVYGCVRAAIVANLPATTSECRQILITGHSLGAALAVLAAPDVAQGMPPNTLEPRLTTFGGPRVGVADFKAAFDAAIECCYRVVNFLDIVPLVPPAPYVHVGAEIAVDSGGAVDIGWRHSLAAYHAGLSALIAGEA, from the coding sequence GTGGCATTCAGCCCGTCGTACGCCCGCGACGTGGTGCTGCCCCTGGCATCGGCGGCCTACACCGTGATGTCCGGCGCTGCGCCCACACTGCCGCCCGGCTTCACCCGGACTGCGCTGATCGAGGCCGACCCGGCATACCTGGCCGGCCTGCCCGAGCAGCATCCAGCGAAGGCGATGGCCAAGGACACCAACATCTTCGGGTTGATGGGCCGTGACACCGCCAGTGGCACCGCGTTCCTCGCTTTTCGCGGCAGCTCCGATGTGGCGGACTGGATCGCCGATTTCGACTTCGTCCCGGCGCCCTACGCGCCGGTGCGGGGGTTCGGGCAGGTGCACGCCGGTTTCCAGGAGGTCTACGGCTGCGTTCGCGCGGCCATCGTCGCCAACCTGCCCGCTACGACCAGCGAGTGCCGCCAGATTCTCATCACCGGGCACAGCCTCGGTGCCGCCCTGGCCGTCCTGGCCGCCCCGGATGTCGCCCAGGGGATGCCACCGAACACCCTCGAGCCGCGGCTGACCACATTCGGTGGCCCGCGAGTCGGCGTGGCCGACTTCAAGGCCGCTTTCGACGCCGCCATCGAATGCTGCTACCGCGTGGTGAACTTCCTCGACATCGTCCCGCTGGTGCCGCCCGCGCCGTATGTGCACGTGGGCGCCGAGATCGCCGTGGACAGCGGCGGCGCGGTCGACATCGGCTGGCGGCACAGCTTGGCCGCCTATCACGCCGGCCTCTCGGCACTCATCGCCGGCGAAGCCTGA
- a CDS encoding phthiotriol/phenolphthiotriol dimycocerosates methyltransferase: MNRLIFNPVSHRVMTNPFVYHLLFTSFVTKRFSTQTKMLSGDDWLFLNYGYEEDPPMAVPLEPSDEPNRFFIQQYHRTAALADLAGKKVLEVSCGHGGGASYVARTFKPASYTGLDLNETAIEFCRERHQLPGMDFVQGDAENLPFEDGSFDVVFQVEASHLYPHPARFFNGAARVLAPGGHFLYTDFRRRSELAQWDAELAATGLRLVVQEDISMDVLRGNEKNLARKQDMIAHHGGLARFASAATDWTFNGALKNGEFVYRLYHFTKD, translated from the coding sequence ATGAACCGCCTGATCTTCAATCCGGTATCCCACCGCGTCATGACGAACCCGTTCGTCTACCACCTGTTGTTCACGTCGTTCGTGACCAAGCGGTTCTCTACCCAGACCAAGATGCTCAGCGGCGACGACTGGTTGTTCCTCAACTACGGCTACGAAGAGGACCCGCCGATGGCGGTGCCGCTGGAGCCTTCCGACGAGCCCAACCGGTTCTTCATCCAGCAGTACCACCGCACCGCCGCCCTGGCTGATCTGGCCGGCAAGAAGGTGCTTGAAGTGAGCTGTGGTCACGGGGGCGGCGCGTCGTATGTGGCCCGCACCTTCAAGCCCGCCTCCTACACCGGCCTGGACCTCAACGAGACCGCCATCGAGTTCTGCCGGGAGCGCCACCAGCTGCCCGGGATGGACTTCGTGCAGGGCGACGCCGAGAACCTGCCCTTCGAGGACGGCTCGTTCGACGTGGTGTTCCAGGTGGAGGCATCGCACCTGTACCCGCACCCGGCACGCTTCTTCAACGGCGCGGCGCGGGTGCTGGCCCCCGGCGGGCACTTCCTCTACACCGATTTCCGCCGCCGCAGTGAGTTGGCCCAGTGGGACGCCGAGCTGGCCGCCACCGGGTTGCGGCTGGTGGTGCAAGAGGACATCAGCATGGACGTGTTGCGCGGAAACGAGAAGAACTTGGCCCGCAAGCAGGACATGATCGCCCACCACGGCGGTCTGGCCCGCTTCGCCAGCGCCGCGACCGACTGGACCTTCAACGGCGCCCTGAAGAACGGCGAGTTCGTCTACCGCCTGTACCACTTCACCAAGGACTAG
- a CDS encoding AurF N-oxygenase family protein codes for MPTVVIDICWLLAGILAIASVPYAGLYLVRRLKNAMYVGDDVSYGETLATLSESSVRRNFNPYVDIDWNDPELAVKADDPRWVLSGADPLGRHPWYQAQPLEKKIAMGMWRQANMAKVGVQFEGILVRGLMHYTFWVPNGSPEYRYCLHECIEECNHTLMFQELVNRIGVDVPGMPRWLRLLSPLVPLYAGPLPNSFFFGVLAGEVPFDYLQTLALREEDSVPAIIRRMIGIHVAEEARHISFAHKYLERRVPRLWWSSRFFLSLYVPVVMRMLGQAMVVPPRKFFREFGVPKSARKQWFFGTPEARQTWRDMFADVRMVCHGLGLMNPAARLMWRICKIDGAPSRYRGEPQRAQLPVQLTEV; via the coding sequence ATGCCGACCGTCGTGATCGACATCTGCTGGTTGCTGGCCGGCATTTTGGCGATCGCCTCGGTACCCTATGCCGGTTTGTACCTGGTCAGACGCTTGAAGAACGCCATGTACGTCGGGGACGACGTCTCTTACGGAGAAACGTTGGCGACGCTGTCCGAAAGCTCGGTGCGACGCAACTTCAACCCGTATGTCGACATCGACTGGAATGATCCCGAACTCGCGGTCAAAGCGGATGACCCCCGCTGGGTGCTGTCGGGAGCGGACCCACTGGGCCGCCACCCCTGGTATCAGGCGCAGCCCCTGGAGAAGAAGATCGCGATGGGCATGTGGCGCCAGGCCAACATGGCCAAGGTCGGTGTGCAGTTCGAGGGCATTCTGGTGCGGGGCCTCATGCACTACACGTTCTGGGTGCCGAACGGCTCGCCGGAGTACCGCTACTGCCTGCACGAGTGCATCGAGGAATGCAACCACACTCTGATGTTCCAGGAGTTGGTGAACCGCATCGGAGTCGATGTGCCCGGTATGCCGCGGTGGCTGCGGCTGCTCTCCCCATTAGTGCCGCTGTACGCCGGGCCGTTGCCCAACTCGTTCTTCTTCGGGGTCCTGGCCGGCGAGGTCCCGTTCGACTACCTGCAGACCCTTGCCCTTCGCGAAGAGGACAGCGTGCCCGCGATCATCCGGCGGATGATCGGCATCCACGTCGCCGAAGAGGCACGGCACATCTCGTTCGCCCACAAGTACCTGGAGCGGCGGGTGCCTCGACTGTGGTGGAGCAGCCGGTTCTTTCTCTCGCTGTACGTGCCCGTGGTCATGCGGATGCTCGGCCAGGCGATGGTGGTGCCGCCCCGCAAGTTCTTCCGCGAGTTCGGTGTTCCGAAGTCGGCGCGCAAGCAGTGGTTCTTCGGTACTCCGGAAGCACGCCAGACGTGGCGGGACATGTTCGCCGACGTTCGGATGGTGTGCCACGGGCTCGGACTGATGAATCCCGCCGCGCGCCTGATGTGGCGCATCTGCAAGATCGACGGAGCGCCGTCGCGGTACCGCGGTGAACCGCAACGGGCGCAGCTGCCGGTGCAACTCACCGAGGTCTAA
- a CDS encoding hemerythrin domain-containing protein — protein sequence MSDAALSAALEREHLQIDAGIRAFLQDLEGGSVDADGLSATLAVLRRHIYLEEQLLFPPISRGAHMMAVFGMIRGHGEIWRTMNALDDLARAGADHATLRGACCRLLDQLADHNKVEEPVIYSAADTGLAPEVAAAVAEFLAAGRMPEGWTCARGAA from the coding sequence ATGTCCGATGCAGCCCTTTCTGCCGCTTTGGAGCGTGAGCATCTGCAGATCGACGCCGGAATCAGAGCCTTCCTGCAGGACCTCGAGGGCGGCAGCGTCGACGCCGACGGCCTCAGCGCGACCTTGGCTGTGCTGCGACGCCACATCTACCTGGAGGAACAGCTGCTGTTCCCGCCGATCAGCAGGGGCGCCCACATGATGGCGGTCTTCGGGATGATCCGGGGCCATGGCGAGATCTGGCGCACCATGAACGCGCTCGACGACCTGGCCCGCGCCGGCGCGGACCATGCCACGCTACGAGGCGCCTGCTGCCGGCTGCTGGACCAGCTCGCCGACCACAACAAGGTGGAGGAGCCGGTGATCTACTCGGCCGCCGACACTGGGTTGGCACCGGAAGTGGCCGCAGCAGTGGCCGAATTCCTTGCTGCCGGACGGATGCCCGAAGGCTGGACCTGCGCACGGGGAGCGGCCTGA
- a CDS encoding flavin-containing monooxygenase: MGTQQYDAVIVGAGFGGIGTAIQLNKLGYENIVIVDRLDGLGGTWRVNHYPGLSVDQPSTTYSYWFEPNPYWSRLFAPGNEVQAYAEHVAKKYDVERFMRFNTTVDGAQWDEDAKVWRTSLAGGETLTSQFLIVATGFLCQPKIPDIPGIDTFAGHIVHTAEWDHDYSMAGRRAAVIGTGSTGIQVIPELAKEVADLTVYQRTPILVTPKSDVVFPPVVQRMFARVPFTQRIVRWLTDNTTDFMMVLTMWRYRRFKFVNKAMAAQSALHRRRAVRDRELAEKMRPDFDFGCKRPSISNDYYPTFAKPNVHLVTEGIERIEPDGIVARDGTKREIDTLVLATGYDVWEGNLPAIEVIGRGGRNLGKWWRETRFQAYQGMTAPQFPNFINMSSPFSWVGLSWFNTVEYQTRHMNRLFSEVQRRQAQTFEVTEEANTRFYERMMSLLDSSVFHLGNCATSNSYWFNQNTGEAPLFRPTSVRSAVKEQDHFPLSDYLIG, translated from the coding sequence ATGGGGACCCAGCAATACGACGCCGTCATCGTGGGCGCGGGCTTCGGCGGCATCGGCACGGCTATCCAACTCAACAAGCTGGGCTACGAGAACATCGTCATCGTCGACCGCTTGGACGGTCTTGGTGGCACCTGGCGGGTCAACCACTATCCGGGCCTGTCCGTCGACCAGCCGTCGACCACCTATTCCTATTGGTTCGAGCCCAACCCGTACTGGTCGCGGCTGTTCGCGCCCGGTAACGAGGTCCAGGCCTACGCCGAGCATGTCGCGAAGAAGTACGACGTCGAGCGCTTCATGCGCTTCAACACCACGGTCGACGGCGCCCAGTGGGACGAGGACGCGAAGGTATGGCGGACGTCGCTGGCCGGCGGCGAGACGCTGACGTCGCAGTTCCTCATCGTCGCCACCGGCTTCCTCTGCCAGCCGAAGATCCCGGACATCCCCGGCATCGACACCTTCGCCGGCCACATCGTGCACACCGCGGAGTGGGACCACGACTACTCGATGGCCGGGCGCCGCGCGGCGGTCATCGGAACCGGCTCCACCGGGATCCAGGTGATCCCCGAGCTGGCCAAAGAGGTCGCCGATCTGACGGTGTACCAGCGCACCCCGATCCTGGTGACGCCCAAGTCCGACGTGGTCTTCCCGCCCGTGGTGCAAAGGATGTTCGCCCGGGTGCCGTTCACCCAGCGCATCGTGCGGTGGCTCACCGACAACACCACCGACTTCATGATGGTCCTGACCATGTGGCGCTACCGGCGCTTCAAGTTCGTCAACAAGGCGATGGCGGCCCAATCGGCGCTGCATCGGCGTCGGGCGGTGCGGGATCGCGAACTCGCCGAGAAGATGCGGCCCGATTTCGACTTCGGCTGCAAGCGTCCGTCGATCTCCAACGACTACTACCCGACGTTCGCCAAGCCGAATGTGCATCTGGTGACCGAGGGGATCGAGCGGATCGAACCCGACGGCATCGTGGCGCGCGACGGCACCAAGCGCGAGATCGACACCCTGGTGCTGGCGACGGGATATGACGTGTGGGAGGGCAACCTGCCGGCGATCGAGGTGATCGGTCGCGGCGGGCGCAACCTGGGCAAATGGTGGCGTGAGACCCGTTTCCAGGCTTACCAGGGCATGACCGCCCCGCAATTTCCGAACTTCATCAACATGTCCAGCCCGTTCTCGTGGGTCGGGCTGTCCTGGTTCAACACCGTCGAATACCAGACCCGGCACATGAACCGGTTGTTCAGTGAGGTGCAGCGGCGCCAGGCGCAGACGTTCGAAGTCACCGAGGAAGCCAACACCCGGTTCTACGAGCGGATGATGAGCCTGCTGGACAGCTCGGTGTTCCACCTCGGCAACTGCGCGACGTCGAATTCCTACTGGTTCAACCAGAACACCGGGGAGGCTCCGCTCTTCCGGCCGACCTCGGTGCGCAGCGCTGTGAAGGAGCAGGACCACTTCCCGCTCTCGGACTATCTGATCGGATAG
- a CDS encoding cytochrome P450: MDQKDLTRRLRFRASLLKIGTDGLIGVVRDRATAYRYALTGRETAPLTDFDPFALETMHDPYPGYRTLFNGPKVWYSRKRGIWIIPGYDEVRQALRDDEALSSAESQARFRVHLQTMNATDPPVHTRLRRSVSRAFTPRAMKSWEININRAADELVAAMIKRGRVEIVADLAKPLPNRLITMMLAIPQEDRHQFLEWADTINEAAFAPLNLRGMTMNMRSSQAVAAMYRSLYPMIKARRAEPGDDLISMLAAPSGDDTLSDDEVFWTASMLVGAGSETTTNLISGLFLTLAQRPDVYTRLREHPELIPAAIEEQLRLVSPVQGFYRTATRDYRVGDHTIPAGARVLVLYAAANRDPAHYPDPDTFDLDRNPTDHLAFGGGAHYCLGTHLTRIEVSRVLTQLIPHVKAIRLAGEHRHLVNATMRGLEHLPVELVPAEAGVDPAAAPSGHTGTR; encoded by the coding sequence ATGGATCAGAAGGACCTGACGCGTCGGCTTCGTTTTCGCGCCAGTCTGCTCAAGATCGGCACCGACGGGCTTATCGGGGTGGTCCGCGACCGGGCGACCGCCTACCGGTACGCCCTGACCGGCCGCGAAACCGCGCCGCTGACCGACTTCGACCCGTTCGCGCTCGAGACGATGCACGACCCCTACCCGGGATATCGCACGCTGTTCAACGGTCCGAAGGTCTGGTACAGCCGCAAGCGCGGCATCTGGATCATTCCGGGCTATGACGAGGTCCGGCAGGCGTTGCGCGACGACGAGGCGTTGTCCTCGGCGGAGAGCCAGGCCCGGTTCCGGGTGCACCTGCAGACTATGAACGCCACCGACCCGCCGGTGCACACCCGGCTGCGCCGGTCGGTGTCGCGGGCGTTCACTCCCCGGGCGATGAAGTCGTGGGAGATCAACATCAACCGCGCCGCCGACGAACTCGTCGCCGCGATGATCAAGCGCGGGCGCGTCGAGATCGTGGCCGACCTGGCCAAGCCGCTTCCGAACCGGTTGATCACCATGATGCTGGCGATACCGCAGGAAGACCGCCACCAGTTCCTGGAATGGGCGGACACCATCAATGAGGCCGCGTTCGCACCGCTGAACCTGCGCGGGATGACGATGAACATGCGCTCCAGCCAGGCGGTTGCCGCGATGTACCGCAGCCTCTACCCGATGATCAAGGCGCGCCGCGCTGAGCCCGGCGACGACCTGATCTCCATGCTGGCGGCGCCCAGCGGGGACGACACCCTCTCCGACGACGAGGTGTTCTGGACCGCGTCGATGCTGGTCGGCGCTGGCAGCGAGACCACCACGAACCTCATCTCGGGTCTGTTTCTGACGCTGGCGCAGCGCCCGGACGTCTACACCCGGCTGCGCGAACACCCCGAGCTCATCCCCGCAGCCATCGAAGAGCAGCTGCGGCTGGTCTCCCCGGTGCAGGGGTTCTACCGGACCGCGACCCGCGACTATCGGGTCGGCGACCACACCATCCCGGCTGGTGCGCGGGTGCTGGTGCTCTACGCGGCCGCTAACCGCGACCCGGCGCACTACCCGGATCCCGACACGTTCGACCTGGACCGCAATCCGACCGACCACCTCGCCTTCGGTGGCGGCGCGCATTACTGCCTGGGCACCCATCTGACCCGCATCGAAGTGAGCCGGGTGTTGACGCAGCTCATCCCCCATGTCAAGGCCATCAGGCTGGCCGGGGAGCACCGCCACCTGGTCAATGCGACGATGCGCGGCCTGGAGCACTTGCCCGTCGAGCTGGTGCCCGCCGAGGCGGGCGTGGACCCCGCGGCCGCACCGTCCGGGCACACCGGCACCCGATGA
- a CDS encoding phthiotriol/phenolphthiotriol dimycocerosates methyltransferase — MPLYKKAFKYWYPFMTKRMGHDDVVFLNWGYEQDPPLGLKLDEADEPNRYSIQLYHQTATQIDLTGKKVLEVSSGHGGGASFLARTLKPASYTGLDFNPDGVAFCQKRHQVPGLDFVQGDALNLPFGDNSFDAVVNVEASHIYPDFAQFVREVGRVLRPGGHFLHTDFRAKEDIESWQQTLATPPLRLVNERDISREVVRGLAANSPRSNDLINERMPFFLRRFAREFAVVEGSLFYRDLDRGEITYRIFDLVKD, encoded by the coding sequence ATGCCGCTGTACAAGAAGGCCTTCAAATACTGGTACCCGTTCATGACCAAGCGGATGGGACACGACGACGTCGTCTTCCTCAACTGGGGCTATGAGCAGGACCCCCCGCTGGGCCTGAAGCTGGATGAGGCCGACGAGCCGAACCGGTACTCGATCCAGCTCTACCACCAGACCGCCACCCAGATCGACCTGACCGGCAAGAAGGTGCTGGAAGTCAGCTCCGGCCACGGCGGCGGCGCATCTTTCCTGGCTCGGACCCTCAAGCCCGCCTCCTACACCGGCCTGGACTTCAACCCCGACGGCGTCGCCTTCTGCCAGAAGCGTCACCAGGTGCCGGGCTTGGACTTCGTGCAGGGTGACGCACTGAACCTGCCGTTCGGCGACAACTCGTTCGACGCGGTGGTCAACGTGGAGGCCTCGCACATCTACCCCGACTTCGCGCAGTTCGTCCGTGAGGTGGGACGGGTGCTGCGTCCGGGCGGGCACTTCCTGCACACCGACTTCCGCGCCAAAGAGGACATCGAGTCCTGGCAGCAGACCTTGGCCACCCCGCCGCTGCGGCTGGTCAACGAGCGCGACATCAGCCGGGAGGTCGTTCGCGGCCTGGCGGCCAACTCGCCGCGCTCCAACGATCTGATCAACGAGCGGATGCCGTTCTTCCTGCGCCGCTTCGCCCGGGAGTTCGCCGTGGTGGAGGGGTCGCTGTTCTACCGCGACCTGGACCGGGGCGAGATCACCTACCGCATTTTCGACCTCGTCAAGGACTGA